The proteins below are encoded in one region of Ereboglobus luteus:
- a CDS encoding TrmH family RNA methyltransferase: MMRPRDIPVCGSASVTALFKQNPDSIKRLFFDAPASSRLGKMASYLAQNKRPYRMVQPAELQKISGTIHHGGVVAIIAAPELREPTLDEVADWGKAREGVLVLDRIGNAHNLGALVRTAAFFGIRKIVLADDQQQALPGESAYRIAEGGMQYVDVFRVWDLPGLCRALADTGYDVAGAAVASKSPVSKAMREIGPNRPVALVLGNEETGLSANVAAACTRFVTIPGTGNVESLNVSAAAAVLMWALWPGRKTLADGE, encoded by the coding sequence ATGATGCGACCCAGAGACATTCCCGTTTGCGGCTCCGCCTCGGTGACGGCGCTTTTTAAGCAAAATCCCGATTCGATCAAACGCCTCTTTTTCGACGCGCCCGCCTCCTCGCGCCTCGGCAAAATGGCGAGCTACCTCGCGCAAAACAAACGCCCCTATCGCATGGTGCAACCCGCCGAACTCCAGAAAATCTCCGGCACCATTCACCACGGCGGCGTTGTCGCCATCATCGCCGCGCCCGAACTCCGCGAACCCACCCTCGACGAAGTCGCCGACTGGGGCAAGGCGCGCGAAGGCGTCCTGGTCCTCGACCGCATCGGCAACGCGCACAACCTCGGCGCGCTCGTGCGCACCGCCGCGTTTTTTGGCATTCGCAAAATCGTCCTCGCCGACGACCAGCAGCAGGCGCTCCCCGGCGAGTCCGCCTACCGCATCGCCGAGGGCGGCATGCAATACGTGGATGTTTTCCGCGTGTGGGATCTGCCCGGCCTGTGCCGCGCGCTCGCCGACACCGGTTACGATGTCGCCGGCGCGGCCGTTGCCTCAAAATCGCCCGTCTCCAAGGCCATGCGCGAAATCGGCCCCAACCGCCCCGTCGCGCTCGTGCTCGGAAACGAGGAAACCGGACTCTCCGCCAATGTTGCCGCCGCGTGCACGCGCTTCGTCACAATTCCCGGCACGGGTAATGTCGAGTCGCTCAACGTCTCCGCCGCCGCGGCAGTCCTCATGTGGGCGCTTTGGCCCGGACGCAAAACCCTCGCCGACGGCGAATAA
- a CDS encoding TonB family protein, with the protein MSTARADLRLVCEIDGKAFAPRSISGNTIEVTDGTETRQTGADATWRLEGDLRANAAFLRMSPNYTIYQRGFRHRVPGEKYPMRAKAGISHSQGGESEFLRQWPDGVSTSRALLVVVWMLDGRAADARVRIVPPTQGSAFIRNATFDLTREQAAAGQAVLLLWKDGRFFEPRQREFHGLDKEAVHAVIFDDAVRLQKLISSRRIKPMTAAKDGGLTLMHLAARAGSVRAMDVLIKAAPKLVRAEANEKSQRATPLELAIEKSRAEAVERLLRAKASVNLRPMTRSYASTPLSAAVASGHTGIVRALIEAGADLFGPRSASYSAFDTAVIGGDVGLMKTLLGGKPPSPELLADYKDSDVLRFQLRLGQVEMALWLIEQGLSPNNDETTLRTLLETADRQNDASFARLITKVVKPPESDAGGNAGATAQSTIGPDLLNTPLAVTSSTPNPRPANALIEAARADYPLLVRELVAAGFSLDETDSIGASALHAAAATNAVESMRVLLEHGASINATDSNGASALDRALAEDAIDAARLLVEKGARLDPEYKSAQKSLNAALRMDMTEIVMPMVDAGFPSDGKLYRTWTLRRAAEHYQARACLRALNEQPAAKGKTRRKRPTSIEPENYTHKLAMTAGKASPDEVDDPRNPFLVRPETTVEIKAVVDKSGRARFCTVEPLPDGSMPPLALQNAARHALEKHRFPRGQSGGSLPAYWVSFTCKFPALGDTPVNSTDEIDEMFVIQEPRAAPGYPLLAKQKKIPGHVLLAFVLNEKGRVEMVDVIKATPDFASSAVAAVKLWRFRPAKKDGVPVRALGVIPMQFTP; encoded by the coding sequence ATGTCGACCGCGCGCGCCGACCTTCGGCTAGTCTGCGAAATCGACGGCAAAGCCTTCGCCCCGCGGTCGATTTCCGGCAACACCATCGAAGTCACCGACGGAACCGAAACGCGCCAGACCGGGGCCGATGCAACTTGGCGGCTTGAGGGTGATCTGCGGGCAAATGCGGCGTTCCTGCGCATGTCGCCGAACTACACAATTTACCAACGGGGTTTTCGCCATCGTGTGCCCGGTGAAAAATATCCCATGCGCGCCAAGGCCGGTATTTCGCATTCCCAAGGCGGCGAGAGTGAGTTTTTGCGGCAATGGCCGGATGGTGTTTCGACAAGCCGTGCGCTGCTCGTCGTGGTGTGGATGCTCGACGGCCGCGCGGCGGATGCGCGCGTGCGCATTGTCCCGCCGACGCAGGGCAGCGCGTTCATTCGCAACGCCACGTTCGACCTCACCCGCGAACAGGCCGCGGCCGGGCAGGCTGTGCTGCTTCTTTGGAAGGACGGGCGCTTTTTCGAACCAAGGCAGCGCGAGTTCCATGGTCTCGACAAGGAGGCGGTTCATGCGGTGATTTTTGACGATGCCGTGCGTCTTCAAAAACTCATCTCTTCCAGGCGCATCAAGCCGATGACTGCTGCAAAAGACGGCGGCCTGACGCTGATGCACCTCGCGGCGCGGGCGGGGTCGGTGCGCGCGATGGACGTGCTGATCAAGGCCGCTCCGAAACTCGTGCGAGCCGAGGCGAATGAAAAATCCCAAAGAGCCACCCCGCTGGAGTTGGCCATCGAGAAAAGCCGCGCCGAAGCCGTCGAGCGCCTTTTGCGCGCCAAGGCCTCGGTCAATCTCAGGCCGATGACCCGGTCGTATGCGAGCACGCCGCTCAGCGCGGCAGTGGCATCGGGACACACTGGCATTGTGCGCGCTTTGATCGAAGCGGGCGCGGATCTATTTGGCCCGAGGAGCGCCAGTTATTCCGCCTTCGATACCGCGGTGATAGGCGGTGATGTTGGCCTCATGAAAACGCTGCTCGGCGGCAAACCGCCGTCGCCGGAATTGCTCGCCGATTACAAGGATTCCGACGTGCTGCGCTTTCAACTGCGCTTGGGCCAAGTCGAAATGGCGCTCTGGTTGATCGAACAAGGCCTGTCGCCAAACAACGACGAGACGACACTCAGAACACTGCTCGAAACGGCGGACCGCCAAAACGACGCTTCTTTTGCCCGGCTGATAACAAAGGTGGTGAAACCGCCGGAGTCCGATGCCGGAGGCAATGCGGGTGCGACCGCGCAATCCACCATTGGTCCCGATCTCCTCAACACCCCGCTCGCCGTAACCTCATCGACTCCCAATCCACGGCCGGCAAACGCGCTCATTGAGGCCGCCCGTGCGGATTATCCGCTGCTTGTTCGGGAGCTGGTCGCCGCCGGTTTTTCGCTCGACGAAACCGATTCAATCGGAGCCTCCGCCCTCCACGCCGCGGCCGCGACCAATGCGGTCGAGTCCATGCGCGTGCTGCTCGAGCATGGAGCGTCAATCAACGCCACCGACTCAAACGGCGCGAGCGCGCTCGACCGGGCGCTTGCGGAAGACGCCATCGATGCCGCGCGCCTGCTTGTTGAAAAGGGCGCGCGTCTTGATCCCGAATACAAATCGGCTCAGAAATCCCTCAATGCCGCACTGCGCATGGATATGACTGAGATCGTCATGCCCATGGTTGACGCTGGGTTTCCCTCGGACGGCAAACTGTATCGCACGTGGACATTGCGCCGCGCCGCCGAGCACTATCAGGCGCGGGCCTGCCTGCGGGCGCTCAATGAGCAGCCGGCCGCCAAGGGCAAAACCCGCCGGAAACGCCCAACCTCTATTGAACCGGAAAACTACACCCATAAGCTTGCCATGACAGCAGGAAAGGCTTCGCCGGACGAGGTGGACGATCCGCGCAATCCCTTTCTTGTCCGGCCTGAAACAACCGTTGAAATCAAGGCGGTGGTGGACAAATCGGGACGCGCGCGTTTTTGCACGGTGGAGCCGCTTCCTGACGGATCGATGCCGCCGCTGGCATTGCAAAACGCGGCAAGACACGCGCTGGAAAAACACAGATTCCCTCGAGGCCAGTCGGGTGGATCACTGCCGGCGTATTGGGTGTCGTTTACCTGCAAGTTTCCCGCGCTTGGCGATACGCCGGTTAATTCAACGGACGAAATCGACGAGATGTTTGTGATTCAAGAGCCGCGAGCCGCGCCCGGATATCCGCTGCTGGCCAAGCAGAAGAAGATACCGGGCCATGTTCTTCTGGCATTTGTGCTCAATGAAAAAGGGCGTGTCGAAATGGTCGATGTGATCAAGGCCACGCCGGATTTTGCATCGTCGGCAGTTGCCGCGGTCAAACTCTGGCGTTTCAGGCCCGCCAAAAAAGATGGTGTTCCAGTGCGCGCGCTGGGCGTGATCCCAATGCAATTCACTCCCTGA
- a CDS encoding sulfite reductase subunit alpha — MSSAAETASAFTKDNPFHAKVVENRRLNRVGSAKETRHVAISIEGSNLVYKAGDSLGVYPQNRPQDVAEIINLLGANGDEPVSPALLKLPAPVSLHEALLSKLSLTRPTGKILEALAARVTDAGEKTRLAGLLAPEAKEQLAAYLAEREYVDILGEFRSARLAPQEFVDHLRKLMPRLYSIASSSKQHPDEIHLTVAVLRYMMNNRERVGVCSTFLADRAGLGTASVPIFISNSHFAPPQDASKDIIMVGPGTGIAPFRAFMQDRVASQCKGRNWLFFGDQHKNTDFLYELEWQNYLAKGLLSKLTLAWSRDQQQKIYVQDKMRENAAELWEWIKNGAHFYICGDAKRMAKDVEAALLEIIAQQGNMDAAATADYVKELKKDKRYQRDVY, encoded by the coding sequence ATGTCTTCAGCAGCCGAAACAGCCTCCGCCTTCACAAAGGACAACCCTTTCCACGCCAAAGTTGTGGAAAACCGGCGGCTTAATCGCGTCGGCTCCGCAAAGGAAACCCGGCATGTCGCCATCAGCATCGAAGGCAGCAACCTCGTGTATAAGGCGGGCGATTCGCTCGGCGTTTACCCGCAAAACCGCCCGCAGGATGTCGCCGAGATCATCAACCTGCTCGGCGCAAACGGCGACGAGCCCGTCTCGCCCGCGCTCCTCAAACTCCCCGCGCCCGTTTCCCTGCACGAGGCGCTGCTCTCGAAACTTTCGCTCACCCGCCCGACAGGCAAAATACTCGAAGCCCTCGCCGCCCGCGTCACCGACGCCGGCGAAAAAACACGCCTCGCCGGGCTGCTCGCCCCGGAAGCCAAGGAACAGCTCGCCGCCTACCTCGCCGAGCGCGAATACGTCGACATCCTCGGCGAGTTCCGCAGCGCCAGGCTCGCGCCGCAAGAGTTTGTCGATCACCTGCGCAAACTCATGCCCAGGCTTTATTCCATCGCGTCCTCGTCAAAACAGCACCCCGACGAAATCCACCTCACCGTCGCAGTCCTTCGCTACATGATGAACAATCGCGAACGTGTCGGCGTGTGCTCCACGTTTCTTGCCGATCGCGCGGGGCTCGGCACGGCGTCCGTCCCCATTTTTATCTCCAACTCGCACTTCGCCCCGCCGCAGGACGCGTCCAAGGACATCATCATGGTCGGCCCCGGCACCGGCATCGCGCCCTTCCGCGCATTCATGCAGGATCGCGTCGCATCCCAGTGCAAGGGCCGCAACTGGCTCTTCTTTGGCGACCAGCACAAAAACACCGACTTCCTCTACGAACTGGAATGGCAGAACTACCTCGCCAAGGGCCTGCTCTCCAAGCTCACACTCGCGTGGTCGCGCGACCAGCAACAAAAAATCTACGTTCAGGACAAAATGCGGGAAAACGCCGCCGAACTCTGGGAGTGGATTAAAAACGGCGCGCATTTCTACATTTGCGGCGACGCCAAGCGCATGGCCAAGGATGTCGAAGCCGCCCTGCTCGAAATCATCGCCCAACAAGGAAACATGGACGCCGCCGCGACCGCCGATTACGTCAAGGAGCTGAAAAAAGACAAACGCTACCAGCGGGATGTCTATTGA
- a CDS encoding four helix bundle suffix domain-containing protein has translation MTACPDADSDGFLPPHGGYKNLKSYSKTVIIYDGTVLFCRRFLDRDWRTTDQMVQAARSGKQNIVEGSDASGTSKETEIKLTNVARASLRELLEDYEDFLRTRDLTLWDKNSREALFVRKLGRVRNDDYGTYRGFLETRSSEVVANILICLIHQARYLLGRQISSLEKTFVSEGGIRERMTRARLEFRNKQKTASAEKRPPVK, from the coding sequence ATGACCGCTTGCCCCGATGCCGATTCCGATGGCTTTTTGCCGCCACACGGTGGCTATAAAAACCTGAAGAGTTATTCGAAAACGGTCATCATTTACGATGGCACCGTGCTTTTTTGCAGGCGTTTCCTAGACAGGGATTGGCGCACTACTGACCAGATGGTGCAGGCGGCACGCTCCGGAAAACAAAATATCGTGGAGGGCAGTGACGCTTCCGGCACATCCAAGGAAACTGAAATCAAACTTACCAATGTTGCGCGTGCCAGCTTGCGCGAATTGCTTGAGGATTACGAAGACTTCCTTCGCACCCGTGACCTCACGCTCTGGGACAAAAACAGCAGGGAGGCCCTTTTCGTGCGCAAGCTCGGGCGCGTTCGCAACGACGACTATGGAACATACCGCGGGTTTCTTGAAACCCGTTCCTCGGAGGTCGTCGCCAATATTCTCATCTGCCTCATTCATCAGGCGCGGTATTTGCTGGGACGCCAGATCAGCAGCCTCGAAAAAACCTTCGTCTCGGAAGGGGGCATTCGCGAGCGCATGACTCGCGCGCGTCTTGAGTTTCGCAATAAGCAAAAAACAGCGTCCGCAGAAAAACGGCCGCCGGTAAAATAA
- the dnaJ gene encoding molecular chaperone DnaJ, producing the protein MSKEDYYSLLGVEKSASEEDLKKAYRKKAVQYHPDKNPGNKEAEEMFKKVSEAYEVLKDPQKRAAYDRYGHAAFQQGGGGGGGGFGSGGFGGFHDARDIFNEVFGGMGGGMGGDVFETFFGGGGRRRGQDDGRRDGSDLRYELEITLEDAARGVEKDITFRKAMRCEHCSGTGAEPGSKRVTCPTCGGAGQVRRSGGIFTFTQTCPTCGGSGSKIEKPCNVCRGEGRVPKNTTVHMKIPAGVDNGTRLCSYGHGEDGVNGGKPGDLYVDISVAEHDHFQREGDDLYCEIPIKFTLAALGGSIEVPTLFGKVSLKIPAGTQTGKVFRVRGQGMPNLRHNSSHGDLLVRVQVEVPTSLNSEQRKKLEEFAQAMGDPHEPSKSFFDKAKKFF; encoded by the coding sequence ATGTCCAAGGAAGATTATTACAGTTTGCTCGGCGTTGAAAAAAGCGCCTCCGAGGAAGACCTGAAAAAGGCCTACCGCAAAAAGGCCGTCCAATATCATCCTGACAAAAACCCGGGAAACAAGGAGGCGGAGGAGATGTTCAAGAAAGTCTCCGAGGCCTACGAAGTGCTCAAGGACCCGCAAAAACGCGCGGCCTACGATCGCTACGGCCACGCCGCGTTCCAGCAGGGCGGCGGAGGCGGAGGAGGCGGGTTTGGCTCGGGCGGCTTCGGCGGATTCCACGACGCGCGCGACATCTTCAACGAAGTTTTCGGCGGCATGGGCGGCGGCATGGGTGGGGATGTGTTCGAGACGTTCTTCGGCGGCGGCGGACGCAGGCGCGGACAGGACGACGGCAGGCGAGACGGCTCCGACCTGCGCTACGAACTCGAAATCACGCTCGAGGACGCAGCGCGCGGCGTTGAAAAAGACATCACATTTCGCAAGGCCATGCGCTGCGAGCATTGCAGCGGCACCGGCGCCGAGCCGGGCTCGAAGCGTGTCACATGCCCGACATGCGGCGGCGCGGGCCAGGTGCGGCGCTCCGGCGGCATCTTCACCTTCACGCAAACCTGCCCGACATGCGGCGGCTCCGGCTCGAAAATCGAAAAACCGTGCAACGTTTGCCGGGGCGAGGGTCGCGTGCCGAAAAACACCACCGTGCACATGAAAATCCCGGCCGGCGTGGACAACGGCACCCGCCTGTGCTCATACGGCCACGGCGAGGATGGAGTCAACGGAGGCAAGCCTGGCGATCTCTACGTGGATATTTCGGTGGCCGAGCACGACCACTTCCAGCGCGAAGGCGACGACCTGTATTGCGAAATTCCGATCAAGTTCACGCTCGCCGCGCTCGGCGGCTCCATCGAGGTGCCGACACTTTTTGGCAAAGTCTCGCTGAAAATCCCCGCCGGCACGCAAACCGGAAAGGTTTTCCGAGTCAGGGGACAGGGCATGCCCAACCTCCGCCACAACAGCAGCCACGGCGACCTGCTCGTGCGCGTGCAAGTGGAAGTGCCCACCTCCCTCAACTCGGAACAGCGCAAAAAGCTGGAGGAATTCGCGCAAGCCATGGGCGACCCGCACGAGCCCTCCAAGAGTTTCTTCGACAAGGCGAAGAAGTTTTTCTGA
- a CDS encoding nucleotide exchange factor GrpE, which translates to MSEHKETSQNPAEAAGTEPNAAAPASQAEPAAENTGAKTQAASVEDQVAAAKKEAAANYDRYVRAVADLENFRRRTLREKDELRQYAASRVLEDMFPIIEALALGLDAAKKPGTEIVSVIEGMDMVLNQIKTTLGKHGLKEINPGAGAKFDPHQEEAIAMQPSADIAEGHVLQVFRAGYSLNGRVLRPASVVVSSGKPDEKNEPAQSKD; encoded by the coding sequence ATGTCAGAACACAAAGAGACTTCTCAAAACCCAGCCGAAGCCGCCGGGACGGAACCCAACGCCGCCGCCCCCGCTTCGCAAGCGGAACCCGCCGCTGAAAACACAGGCGCGAAAACACAGGCCGCATCGGTTGAGGACCAGGTTGCCGCCGCAAAAAAAGAGGCCGCCGCAAACTACGACCGCTACGTGCGCGCCGTCGCCGACCTCGAAAACTTCCGCCGCCGCACGCTGCGCGAAAAAGACGAGCTCCGCCAATACGCCGCCAGCCGCGTGCTCGAGGACATGTTTCCAATAATAGAAGCCCTTGCGCTTGGCCTCGACGCGGCAAAAAAGCCCGGCACCGAAATCGTGAGCGTGATCGAGGGCATGGACATGGTGCTCAACCAGATCAAGACCACGCTCGGCAAGCACGGCCTCAAGGAAATCAATCCCGGGGCCGGCGCGAAATTTGATCCGCACCAGGAGGAGGCCATCGCCATGCAACCCAGCGCGGACATCGCCGAGGGCCACGTGCTGCAAGTGTTCCGCGCCGGCTACTCGCTCAACGGCCGCGTGCTGCGGCCCGCGTCGGTGGTTGTCTCCAGCGGCAAACCCGACGAAAAAAACGAGCCCGCGCAAAGCAAGGATTGA
- a CDS encoding low molecular weight protein arginine phosphatase, translating into MSGHILTICTANICRSPMAEALLQHALRGQPEPLKSLKVVSAGIVAHRGEPVSENSVVALKKVGIDLSGHRAQPLTRELVEDALAIFCMTESHRAAILMNFDPPPKHLYLFREFLPGSASREIADPFGGPIKVYEASRDEMVEAIPSIISFLRGLVAEKKG; encoded by the coding sequence ATGTCCGGCCACATCCTCACCATTTGCACCGCCAATATTTGCCGAAGCCCGATGGCCGAGGCGCTGTTGCAACACGCCTTGCGCGGACAGCCCGAGCCGTTGAAATCGCTCAAGGTCGTTTCCGCCGGCATCGTGGCGCACAGGGGCGAGCCGGTTTCGGAAAACTCGGTCGTCGCGCTCAAAAAAGTGGGCATCGACCTGTCGGGGCATCGCGCGCAGCCGCTCACGCGGGAACTGGTCGAGGACGCGCTGGCGATCTTTTGCATGACCGAGTCGCACCGCGCGGCGATTCTGATGAACTTCGACCCGCCGCCCAAGCACCTGTATTTGTTTCGCGAGTTTTTGCCGGGAAGCGCGAGCCGCGAAATCGCCGATCCCTTCGGTGGCCCGATCAAGGTTTACGAGGCCAGCCGCGACGAGATGGTCGAGGCGATTCCGTCGATCATAAGCTTCCTTCGCGGCCTGGTCGCGGAGAAGAAAGGGTAG
- a CDS encoding FKBP-type peptidyl-prolyl cis-trans isomerase, with the protein MKLKHLLILPALAIALAAGLHAQEPATAAPAAAPEAAPAPQFTDAQVFEMLGWYVASNMPVNELEPSPELVEAMIKGTRSGFEGKPAPYDQEKIQADMQRVIMTRQMAYQAKAKAKADETAAKFFGDLKAKAGVVALPSGVMYEVVKPGEGAYPTATDTVKINYAGTLVDGTEFDSSYKRGEPAEFSLAGVIPGMAEGLQKINKGGKIKIYIPSELGYGERPPPSIPPYAILVFEVELLEITPPQAPEPAAAVPAAPAAQ; encoded by the coding sequence ATGAAATTAAAACACCTCCTAATCCTCCCCGCGCTGGCCATTGCACTTGCTGCCGGACTCCACGCGCAAGAACCCGCGACTGCCGCTCCGGCCGCCGCCCCTGAAGCCGCCCCCGCGCCGCAATTCACCGATGCGCAAGTATTCGAGATGCTCGGCTGGTATGTGGCCTCGAACATGCCCGTCAACGAGCTCGAGCCCTCGCCCGAACTCGTCGAGGCAATGATCAAGGGCACGCGCAGCGGTTTCGAAGGCAAGCCCGCTCCTTACGACCAGGAAAAAATCCAGGCCGACATGCAGCGCGTCATCATGACCCGCCAAATGGCCTATCAAGCCAAGGCAAAGGCGAAGGCGGACGAAACCGCCGCGAAGTTTTTCGGCGATCTCAAGGCCAAGGCCGGCGTGGTCGCGCTGCCCAGCGGCGTGATGTATGAAGTCGTCAAGCCCGGCGAAGGCGCCTATCCGACCGCCACGGACACCGTGAAGATCAACTATGCGGGCACGCTGGTTGACGGCACCGAGTTCGACAGCTCCTACAAGCGCGGCGAACCCGCCGAGTTTTCACTGGCCGGCGTCATCCCCGGCATGGCCGAGGGGCTTCAAAAAATCAACAAAGGCGGCAAAATCAAAATCTACATCCCATCCGAGCTCGGCTACGGCGAGCGTCCGCCCCCGTCGATTCCCCCGTATGCGATATTGGTTTTCGAAGTCGAGCTGCTCGAAATCACCCCGCCGCAAGCCCCCGAGCCCGCCGCCGCAGTTCCAGCCGCCCCGGCCGCACAGTAA
- the rplI gene encoding 50S ribosomal protein L9 has translation MAHTEVLLLKPLENLGAEGDQVKVRTGYARNYLFPQKLAAPLTQANRKHVEALKKRRAEREIKEFEGAQQVAKQLEKLSVAFAVKTGEGGKMFGAVTAADLHQKIEEAGIILDKRKIHLHTPVKTLGKHDVKIKLHADVSIDFSFDVVSENPIETAAEEAPAGEVRKTEKKSARRKTAADEEAAGEEKPAKKTAKKKAE, from the coding sequence ATGGCTCACACAGAAGTCCTCCTCCTTAAACCTCTCGAAAACCTCGGCGCCGAAGGCGACCAGGTCAAAGTTCGCACCGGCTACGCGCGCAACTATCTCTTCCCGCAAAAACTCGCGGCTCCGCTCACGCAAGCCAACCGCAAGCACGTCGAGGCGCTCAAGAAACGCCGCGCCGAGCGCGAAATCAAGGAGTTCGAAGGCGCGCAGCAAGTCGCCAAGCAGCTCGAAAAACTCAGCGTCGCGTTTGCCGTCAAGACCGGCGAGGGCGGCAAGATGTTCGGCGCCGTCACCGCGGCCGACCTCCACCAGAAGATCGAGGAGGCCGGCATCATCCTCGACAAGCGCAAGATTCACCTCCACACGCCGGTGAAGACCCTCGGCAAGCACGACGTCAAAATCAAGCTCCACGCCGACGTCTCCATCGACTTCAGCTTCGACGTCGTTTCGGAAAACCCGATCGAGACAGCCGCGGAAGAAGCCCCCGCCGGCGAAGTCCGCAAGACCGAGAAAAAATCAGCCCGCCGCAAAACCGCCGCGGACGAAGAAGCAGCCGGCGAGGAAAAACCCGCCAAGAAGACGGCCAAGAAAAAGGCCGAATAA
- a CDS encoding AsmA family protein has product MSKEAPKKKKSLLVKLIIGLVSLLVAVVAAVAIVCIFCLKPIVRKQIEGRTGYTVKIEKLSLNPFTANLVIDGFVITNPSSDFKTPGFVDLHALHGKVSVFSLMSDRIVVESATLDLPTVTLVRRANDAPSNAALFAERLMGESTAPATKDPDKKPAEPSKPVNFLIKKLDVNVGKVVVATEAADGATSSRDYTINYKHSYENITEPKQFMTTDLAKSLLGVGSQLSDLIPGEFGQSVDSVLKGGIKVLDNPEEAASGAVQSLLDKLKSKKKE; this is encoded by the coding sequence ATGTCCAAAGAAGCTCCCAAAAAGAAAAAAAGCCTGCTCGTTAAATTGATCATCGGGCTTGTGTCGTTGCTCGTCGCCGTCGTGGCGGCGGTCGCGATCGTGTGCATCTTCTGCCTGAAGCCGATCGTGCGAAAACAGATCGAGGGGCGCACGGGCTACACGGTCAAAATCGAAAAACTTTCGCTCAATCCGTTCACCGCGAACCTCGTCATCGACGGATTTGTGATCACAAATCCCTCAAGCGATTTCAAGACGCCGGGCTTCGTCGACCTGCATGCGCTGCACGGCAAGGTATCGGTCTTTTCGCTGATGTCGGATCGCATCGTGGTGGAGAGCGCCACGCTCGACCTGCCCACGGTCACGCTCGTGCGCCGCGCCAATGACGCGCCCTCGAACGCCGCGCTTTTTGCCGAGCGGCTCATGGGCGAGTCGACCGCGCCCGCCACCAAGGATCCCGACAAAAAACCCGCCGAGCCCTCGAAGCCGGTAAACTTCCTCATCAAGAAGCTCGACGTGAATGTCGGCAAGGTTGTCGTCGCCACCGAGGCCGCCGACGGCGCGACCTCCAGCCGCGATTACACGATCAACTACAAGCATTCCTACGAAAATATCACCGAGCCGAAGCAGTTCATGACGACCGACCTTGCCAAGAGCCTGCTCGGCGTGGGCAGCCAGCTCAGCGACCTGATTCCGGGCGAGTTTGGCCAGAGCGTGGACTCGGTGCTCAAGGGCGGCATCAAGGTGCTCGACAACCCCGAGGAGGCTGCCAGCGGCGCGGTCCAGAGTTTGCTCGACAAACTCAAGTCGAAGAAAAAGGAATAG